TGTTGGTGCCGATCTTCTTCAGTTCTTCGACCATTTCCGGGGGCAGGCCGGTCTGCTTCGGTGTGGCGGCAGGTTGTTGCGCCACCGGTGCGGCGGGGGCTGCCGGGGTTTCGGGCGTTGATGCCTGCGGGTTACCGGCTTTCTCTATTTCCTCCCGGATATCCCGGATGATCTTGCGGGGTTCCAGGTCTTTATGCTCATCCGCTTTTACAACAGAATGGCTGCCCAGTTTCGGTTTAACGGAAGCATACCCGTCCAGCACGATCTTCTCGCCTGCAGCCGGCTGCTCTCCTTCCTGCATTTTATTCCGCTTGCGAAGCCAGCGCAGCTGTACGCCTTCCGCCTGCGCAATATCGTGCAGGGTTTCACCGGGCGCCACGATGTGGTAATCGTTCTTCCCTTTTTTATGCTTGCTCTGCAGGAAGATCAGCATGTCTTTTTCCAGCGGCACATCTGTAGCCAGATCATTCATTTTAAGCAGGTTGCTGAGCCGGATATTTTTTGCATTGGCTACCTGTATCAGCGCGGTGCCTTCTTTTACATAGACCACTTTGCGGCCATTGATCCTGAATTCCGTGTGCTGCGGGTAATTGACCTTTGCGGGGGCATTATATTCCCGGGCAGCGGGCGCATCCTCCGGCCTTTGCACCGGCGGGCCCGCAAACACCGGACCCTGGGGCAGCGCCTTGTTGCTCATGGCCAGCGTCGTGTATTCCTGCAGGTTATACTTCTCGATGATCTGTATCAGCTGCTGCGGGTAAGTTCTGCTGGTGGCATATCCTGCTGTTTTCAAACCATATGCCCAGGATTTGTAATCATCGGCGGCATAATCGAACAGGAATTTATACCGGGGATTGTTGCGCAGAAAATCGGAATGATCTTTCCAGGATTCCTCCGGCGAATCATATTTGCGGAAACACTCTCCCTTGGCATCATCGTCATAGTTGACGCTCTTGCCGGTCCAGTTATTCTTGCATTTGATACCGAAGTGATTGTTGGAATTAAGCACCAGCCAACCGTTACCGGACTGGGTTTCCAGGATGCCCTGCGCCAGCTTGATGGCTGCGGGAACGCCTGAACGGCGCATTTCTTCCATGGCGATATGCTTATAGCTGTCGATGTACTGTGTGGTGCTGACACTTTGCGCTGCAGCCGTTGTAAAGGCGCAGATCACCATACAGATCGCCAGGCAGTATGACTTTACTTGCATGAATATGTTGAATTTAATGGGTCTGTTTCTTGCGGATCAGCATCAATCCATCGCGCAATGTAAGCAGCATTGTTTCCGCACGTTCGTCCGCCACCGCTTTTTCCGCAAACCGGATCATGGCCTTGGCGTTATTGCTTTGCCCGCTTTCCGGCAACACCACTTCTCCATGATAAAGCACATTGTCGGCCAGCATGAAACCGCCGGGGCGAAGCTTTTCCCACACCATGTCGTAGTACCCGGTGTAGCCTGCTTTATCCGCATCGATGAATACCAGGTCAAACACTTCATCCAGTTGCGTGATGATCTCCGCGGCCTTACCGGTATGCTGCACGATCTTGTCCCCCAGCCCCGCTTCTTTGAAATAGCGGGAAGACATGGCTTCCAGTTCTTCATTCACATCTATCGTATGCAACACGCCGTCTTCCGTCAGCCCCTGAGCGAGACAGATAGCCGAATAACCGGTAAACGTGCCGATCTCCAATATCCGCCGGGGCTTGATCATCTGGCTGACCATCGTCAGCAAACGCCCCTGTAAATGGCCACTGAGCATGTGAGGCTGAGCTATTTTCAGGTATGTTTCACGATGCAAACGATAAAGCAATTCCGTTTCCGGGGTACTGTACCGTTCTGCAAACGCCTGAATGTCCTCTGGTATTACCTCCATGCCCTTTTTTTTACAAACCTACGCAATTTTTCGGCTGCAGATCAGAAGTTTGGCCGCAACTTGTTGGTGGTGTAGAATACCCGGAAGTACTCCACCACTTCGTCAGCCGTATCAAATACTTTCAGCAGATCCAGATCTTCCGGATGGATATTGCTTTCCTTTTTCATCATCACCGTATCGATCCATTCCAGCAAGCCGGACCAGTATGCCTTTCCTACCAGCACCAGCGGCGTTTCGGTCATTTTTTTTGTTTGTATGAGCGTGGCTACTTCAAAGAACTCATCCATTGTGCCGAAACCGCCGGGCATCATTACAAATCCCTGTGAGTATTTGGTGAACATCACTTTGCGTACAAAGAAGTAGTCGAAGTTGATGCTCTTGTCGTAGTCGATAAAAGTGTTGGGATACTGTTCATGCGGCAGGGAAATGTTCAGCCCCACGCTTTTTCCGTTGGCTTTCTGTGCGCCTTTATTGGCCGCTTCCATTATGCCCGGGCCGCCGCCGGAGATGATCCCGAAACCGTCTGTTGCCAGCCGTTCCGCCACTTCACAGGCCAGGTCATAATACGGATTCCCCTCCCTTGTACGGGCGGAACCAAAAATAGATATACAGGGACCGATCTTTGCCAGTGTTTCAAACCCTTCTACAAATTCCGCCATGATCTTGAAGATCTGCCAGCTGGAGTGGGCTTTGGTTTCCGTCCAGTCGCGTTCCTTCAGGTTCTTTAAAGACTCATTCATCTGCAATTCTTTTTATTCACTAAACTACAATTTTTTAAGGGAACGGGCTGCGCTGCGGCGGTCAGGTGTTGAGAACAACGGAGTCCTGCAATAGCGGAAGCGCTCCGGATGCATGCCCTGAAGGCGGTAAGGCGATGACAACAACGACCAAATATAAAATATGGAGACCAACGGCGCCGTTGGAGCCCGCTACCGGTGCGGTATTCGCATCACTAGTATAGCTGAAAAGACAGCGCCGCAAACGACTACAAACCAATATTCACGCCACCGGAGAAAATGGGACGGTTCATATAAGGCGAATTACTGTCCTGCAGCACATCATAGAGTATCATGATGGTGAGTGCGGAATTGCCGCCGATCGGCTGGGCATAGCCACCTCCGAGCAGGAGGCTGGGGGCATAGTAATTATCTTTTGTAACAATGCGCTCTCCGTCATAAGTAGTACGTTTCACGGAGATCCTGTTATATTCAGGCTGGGCGTGCAGAAAGAATTGCTGGAAAGGATAAAAGCGGGCGAACACACCGCCGCCAAAAATGGAATAGTTGTTCCGTTCAAACACATCTCCATTAAAGTCCCGGAATTTCTGCGCGGCATATTGTGCATTGATATTCACGCCTGCGGCAAACATAGGCGAGAAACGGTAGCCGATCAGCGGAGATACATTCACGAAGGTATAATCCCCGATGGAGAAACCAAGCGCGCCGCCGAACATCAGCCTGCTTTTATCAAAGCCGCGGGAACTGTCTGTTACATAACCCTGCGCGGATGCGGTCAAAGCGCTGACAATGAGTATAACGATGAAGATCGAACGTTTCATGGCTAGTGTTTATATCCGGCTAAATTATCGGTTTTCTGCGAAACGGCACAGCCAACATCCTGTTAAAAAGACGGGCAAAGGGAAGCTCTCTGCGCCCTGCCGAATGCGCGGTTAGGATAAATGCCGGTATAGATAATGCTCAGCTCGTATGCGCCCTGGCGGCTGTTGGCCACGGCTAGGTTGGAAGATGTTACATCGTAGTTGAACATGAGGCGTACATTGCTCATCTGATAGCCTACCACAAAGGGGAAAGCATCTTTCACACGATAGTACAACCCGCCGAATACCTGCTTGTCGCCGTCCCCGGAAAGGTTATAGGCGGCATATCCGCCGAACATCAGTTCGCTGGAACCGGCCTGCTGCGCATAGTATGCGCCGGGGTTCAGGATGATGTAATCGCTCATCTTCAGGCTGGCGTTCAGGAAACCGATATACCGCGGCTCTATCTGGTTATTGCCGCTATAGAACGTTTCCCGGGGCTTGTTGACGTGGTGTACGGAAAAACCGCCGTTGACATATACCAGGTCATTCGGAAAAAATGCGTAGTTCATACCTACCTGCATATCAAAATAACCGATCGCGGAGTTGTTGATCGGCTCACCGGAAACCATCTGTGAATCGAAGAACTGGCCGTTCCATTGGGTACCGAATGTTAGTTTGTTGAGGTCTACCCTTTTATTGGCATACCCTACGTTGAAACCTGCGGAAAGCAGGCTGCTCTGGCCCATCAGCTGGTGATAGGCAATGGAGCCGTAGGCTTTGGTGGAAGTAAGATTGCCGGTACCGGCCACATCGCGGAGCAGCAGACCGCCAACGCCCACCCAGCCATAATTCAGCTGGTCCCTGAACAGCTGCAAATCACCGAAGAGGGACATGGTTTTGTATGGCACCGGAATGGAAGCCCATTGGTTCCGGTAGTTCAGCCCCACACGGTAGTTGCCATCAGGAATAAAACCGGTATTGGCAGGATTGGTAGAAAGCGGCGAGTTGTAGAACTGCGAGAAGTGCAGGTCCTGGGCGGAGGCTGAAACAGCTCCCGTCAGGCAACAAACCAGGATCATATGGCAGGCAATCTTTCTCATAACCAAACTATCTTAATAAAGTAACATTCCCCGTTTTGGTCACCCGCTCCCCGTGACTGAACTCGATGTTCAGCACATAAGCGTAGGCGTCCATGGGTTGGATGGCGCCGTTGAAACGGCCATCCCATCCTATCTTCTGATCGTTGGAGACGAACAGCAGCTGTCCCCAGCGGTTAAAGACCTTCATTTCATATTTGCTGATCCCGAAACTCTTGACTTCCCATACATCGTTGATACCGTCCCCGTTCGGAGAAAAAGCCGTAGGCACATCAAACAGCGGATTCACGATCGCGCTCACCATCTGGCAGGTGGTATCATGGCAACCGAACTCCGTTTCCGCGATCAGGCAAACCTGGTAGGTGCCTGTTGCGACGTACTGGTGCGTTGGATTGACCATGGATGATGTATCCCCGTCACCAAAATCCCACCAATAACGTGCCGCACCTGTAGAAGTGTTGGTAAAAACATGCGGCGTGTTCTCCACGGGTGTTACGGGCTGGTAGGTAAATCCTGCTACCGGCAGCGGTAACACGGTGATATACATGGAAGTATCGTCCGTTACGTTACAGGTATTCGGGTCCGTAGCCATCATCGTTACCAGGTAACGGCCGGGCTGGGTGTAGGTATGGGTGGGGTAAATATCTGTGGAAGTACTTCCATCCCCGAAGTCCCACCGGAAGGTAACGCCCCCTTTCGAGGTGTTGTCGAATACCGCGGTGTAAGGTACGCAGGCGCTGTCCGGCACCTCGAAGAGGGCGAAGACGTTGGCGGCTACACGCAGCTGGTGCGTGATCACTTCCGGCGCGTTGCAGTAATTCGTATCCACAAGCGTCAGCGTTACATTATATACGCCTTCCGCGGCGTAACTATGGGTCTGATCGCTGCCATCGGTCGTAACCGGCGGTGTGCCGTCACCAAAATCCCATACGAATGACTGGTTGGTGAACGGTTTGCCGGGAGGCGCCTGTGACAGGTTGGTGAATTCGTAATTCAGTTCCGTACAGGGGTCCAGGCGGCGTTCGGAAAAGTCTACCGTAGCCTGATCGGACCGCACCCGGATGTCCAGGTAAGCGGTGTCCCGGAGGTTACAGCTTGCCGGGTCATATTTGATCATCATCACGGTATAATCGCCTTCAACATTATACGTATGGGTGATGGTGGGGCTGGCATTGGTGATCTCCGGCGATCCGTCGCCAAAGTTCCATATCCAGCTCTGCGCCGGTACATTGGTGGTATCGATGAAGGTGATGGTAGCCGGTACGCAGTAATTATTTTTCCGTTCTTCCGTGGTCAATCCGGCCCGCACCCCGTCCAGGTTAAACGCTATCTTGAGCGCACCGAGGTTGCAGCCATCGGGGATACCGCTGTTGTATGCGCCGGGCGTGGTGGGGAAGCGGGGCTTGTTGCCGGTGCCGCAGGCGGCGCAGATGGCCTGGTAGATCACGCCATTCTGGTCGAAACGGCTGGTGCCGCCGTCCACATGTTCAGCAAGACCGTTGCCGCCGTAAAAGGTGCCGTACAGGATGCCGAGTGCATCGCGCTGCATCACAAAGAAATAAAAGTCGCTGTTATCCGAGCTGGGTTTGCGGGCATCGGGCGTTGTCGGCAGCCCTGCCGTGCCGGAATTGGAAAAGTTATTGCCGGAGTTCAGCGAGCCGCCCCAGCCGGACACGTACACATTCTGGCAACGGTCTACCAGGAAGGCTACGGGAGAGAGACTGGGCTGCGCCGCCGCCTTTCCGAAGGTGGTGGAATAGATGAGGGCAGACAGGTCCGGCCGCAACTTGGTAATGAACTGTTTGGAATTGTCGTTATAAAAAGTGGCGGTGCCGGTGGGTTGCTGGATGGGCCAGTTGCCTTCCGTAGTACCCATCACGTACACATTGCCATCCCTGTCCAGCTGAATGCCATACACCTGGTCCGCCCGGCTGTTATCCGAGCCCATGAAAGTGGATTGCAGGATGGACGCCCCGTTACCGGAGATATGGGTGATATAGCCATCGCAGGCCCCGCCCCTGAATGCCGGGTACACGCTGCCCGGGCGGGCGGGAAAGTTGCTGCTGGCGGTGCCTCCGGCCACATATACCGTGCTGCCGCCATTCACGGCCAGCACATATGCGGCATCCTCAGCGCTGCCGCCGAGGAAGCTCGCCCATTGCACCCGTACGTTCGGTGTCAGCTTGATCACCACCCCATCCTGACGGCCGCCGCCGTAAGTGGGCTGGAAAACGCCTGCTGTGGCGGGAAAGTTGGTGGATTGCGTGGAGCTGGCAATATAGATCGCGCCGGTAGCGTCGATCACTACTTCACTGCGCGCATCATCGCCATAGTTCCTTAATAACACATCGGTCGGCCCTTTTTTATCCGGGCGCATGTTCACCCCGTCATTGCTGTTGCCGCCGATGCGCACGGAGCCTACCAGGCCGGTGCCTGCGGCATTCAGCTTGGTAACGGTAATATCAAAGCCGCCGCCGGGACCATAAGCCGTATCTACGGGAAAATTGCCCGAGTTGGTCCTGCCGGATATCACGAGCTGGCCCTGTGCATCCACAAAAAGACTGTGCGGCTGATCTTCGCCGTTGCCGCCGATATAGGTGGAGTATATGATCTGGGTGCCGGCGGGATTGAATTTGGTAATGGACATATCGAACTGGCCGCCATTGAAGGAATTGTCGTACGCACCGGTAGACACGGGATACCCGGTATTAAAAGCGATACCCCCGGCGTAAAAGTTGCCCCCGGCGTCGTACGTGGCCGTGAAGCCCCAGTTATCCGCCCGGGAACCGGTGAGCGTGGCGAATACCACGGTAGGGTCTATTACGAGCGGGTATTTGCTGTCATATTTGCCGGATACTTTGAAGCTGACCGTTGTTCCGTCCAGCTGATAAGATACGTTCACGCGCTGCCGCTGACTGTTGATATACTGGTATGCGAAGGGCGCCAGTTCGATGGCTTCCCCTACGGAGGTCTGTACATGCAGATTGCCCTTTTTCAGGGAAAGGGAAGTAGCGCCGGAATAGGCGAACCGTATCTGGTCCGGGTTGCCGCCGGGATGTACGATCAGGTCGTATTTCATCTGGCCGCTTTCGGAATAGACCTGCAGATCGATACTCCGGTATAACTCCTTGTAGAGCAGACTGGTATATGAACCGATGCCAGACTTCCACCTGGAGCGGTCGTTGCCGAGCATATAGGTGATATTGTTCTCTCTGACGGGTTTTGAAGGGATGATCTCCGGGTCCGGCAGGGTATTGAGAAAGCGGAGGTCGTACGCATGGCCTCTGACGGGCTGATGCGGTATGCCGCCGTTCACGCCGGTGCTGCCGCCGTTAGCCGGCAGTTTGCCGGGGAGATTAACATTACCGGGATCCGGGAAATAGATCGGTTTGCCGCCGGCGGAATCTTCCATATGCCCGTGATTCAGTTCAGGGACGCGCATCAGGTCTTCCTTGCTCAGCAACAGGAACCGGAACCCGTCCTTCTTTACAAATATGCTGGCAGAACCGAGATCCGCGCGGTACTGAAAATCGCCGGGCCACTGGCCTTTGTTCTCAATATATTCGAGTGGTGAAAAGTTGCTGCTGCCTCCCTGCGCCCAGGCAGGCACGCCCGTCAGGAACAGGATACAGACTTGCAGTACACAGAAAAGGCCGGTAGGGCGAGTAGATTTCAAGCGGTTCTGATTTTTAAGATTGTCCCAGTTAAAGTAATATACTTATTTTAACGGTTTGTTACCTCACTTTGTTACGGTTTGCCCGGGATATTTGGCAGATTGAGTGGCGGCCGGCGGGTGATGAACATTTCGGTAAAGGCAAGCAACAATTTCATGATCAATCCTCTCCCGCCGGCACATCCAGGATTACAACGTAAAAGCGGTCAGGATATTTTACTCCATGCGGATTTTGACCGTTGGCTGGCGAGATAGTCGTGAAGCGGTTTATTTTCAGGCAGTTCCAGTTCGGGGTCTTCTTCCAGTATCTTTTCGGCGGATTCCCTGGCAGCGGCCAGCATGGCGCGGTCCTGCACAATATCGGCCAGTTTCAGGTCCAGCAGCCCGCTTTGCCGGGTGCCTTCGATATCCCCCGGCCCCCGCAGTTCCATATCCTTTTCCGAGATCACGAACCCGTCGTTGGTCTGTACCATTACCTTCACCCGTTCCTGCGAGTCCTTCCCGATCTTGTTGCCGGTCATCAGGATGCAATAACTCTGTTCCGCCCCCCGGCCAACGCGGCCCCGCAGCTGATGGAGCTGCGACAGGCCGAAGCGTTCGGTGCTTTCTATCACCATGACGGAGGCGTTTGGCACATTCACCCCTACTTCTATCACCGTAGTCGCCACCATGATCTGGGTATCGCCGGTAACGAAGCGGTGCATATTGGCTTCCCGCTGGTCCTGCGGCTGGCGGCCGTGCACCATGCTGATGTAGTATTTCGGTTCGGGGAAGAAGGCTTTCACTTCTTCATATCCTTTGGTCAGGTTCTCGTAATCGAGGTTGGCGGATTCTTCGATAAGGGGGTACACCACGTAAGCCTGGCGGCCCTTTCTTACCTCCTCTTTGATGAAGTCCATCACCTGCGGGCGCTGGTATTCCGTGCGGTGCACGGTAGTGATGGGCTTGCGGCCCGGCGGCATTTCATCGATGACGGAAACATCCAGATCCCCATACACGGTCATGGCCAGTGTGCGCGGGATAGGCGTGGCCGTCATCACCAGGATGTGCGGCGGGGTATGGTTCTTTTCCCAGAGGCGCGCGCGCTGAGCTACGCCGAAGCGGTGCTGTTCATCTACGATGGCCATGCCCAGGTGAGAGAACTTCACTTCTTTTTCCAGCAGGGCATGGGTGCCGATGAGGATGTGTATGCTGCCTTCTTCCGTTTGTCTGAGTATCTCTTTGCGGGCCTTGCCTTTGATGTTCCCGGTCAGCAAAGCCACTTTCACCGGCATGTCTTTCAGCAGTTCCGATATGCCTTTGAAGTGCTGCTGCGCGAGTATTTCGGTCGGCGCCATGAGGCATCCCTGGAAACCATTGTCCAGCGCCATCAGCAGGCTCAGCAGGGCCACCATGGTCTTGCCGCTGCCTACATCCCCCTGCAGCAGGCGGTTCATCTGCCGGCCGGTCATGGTATCTTTGCGGATCTCTTTGAGCACGCGTTTTTGTGCGCCGGTGAGCGGGAAAGGGAGGTGATCGTTATAAAAAGTATTGAATATTTCGCCTACTGCGCCGAATACAAATCCCTGGCTGATCTTGTGGCGCCTGACTTTGAGGCGGCAGATGCGGATCTGGGCGAGGAAAAGCTCTTCGAACTTCAGCCGCCGCTGCGCCTGTTTCGCTTCTTCTTCCGATGCTGGCAGATGTATCCTGAAGAAGGCCTGTGCGCGGGGCATCAGGCGAAACTGTTGCAGCACGGGGGCGGGAATGTTCTCTTTTATTTCGGGGAGGGAAAGCTGTTCCAGCAGGTTGCGGGTAAGTTTTCCTATAGCCTTGGCCGTTAGCCCGCGGGCTTTGAGTTTTTCGGTGGTGTAATACACCGGTTCAAGATGCTGTTTACCGGAGGCGGTCTCTTCGGTGAGCAGGTCCATTTCAGGGTGCGCCATCTGCACTGTGCCGTTGAATTGAGACACCCTGCCGAATACCAGGTAGGCCACGTTCTCCCGCAGTGATTTCTGCATCCATTGCCAGCCCTGGAACCACACGAGGTCCATGCGCCCGGTCTCATCCTGCAGGGTGGCCACGAGCCTTTTTCCTCTCTTCTCTCCCACTACTTCCATATGCACGATGCGCCCGCGTATCTGTACATAGTCCTCAAATCCGCTCAGGTGGCCTATCCGCTCCACTTTCGTGCGGTCCACATACCGGAAAGGATAATACTCCAGCAGGTCCCGGAAAGTATGCATATTGATCTCCTTGCGCAGCAGTTCACCCTTCTGCGGTCCTACGCCTTTCAGGTATTCTATCGGATTGGGCAATATGGAGGTAATGAGCGTCAATAACGGTTTTTAAATCGAGTTACGAAGTACGGCATTTTCAGAACAAAAGGCAACAGCCGGGGGATATGGTACGAGGATTGATCCGGCCAAAAAGTACGGGAAGGGCCCGGCGGTTGCGGTACCTGTACCGCTCCGGAGGACAGGCGGTGCTAACAGAACCGTTTCCCCGAAGCCAAACAAAGAGGGGGCGTATCAGCTGTTGATACTCCCCCTCTCTATGATGTGATGATGCGAATTTACTTTAACGGTATATCATAATTATTCTGCGATGGCTTCCACTTTACCTTCCACGAACAGTTTCATCCATTCGGAGGTAACGGATTTCGGTCTTTCCAGGGAGAGGCCGAGGGCGCGGTCCCAGCAGAGGGAGGCCAGTACGCCGAGGGCGCGGGAAACGCCGAAGAGCACGGTATAGAATTCATATTCCACCAGTCCGTAATGTACGAGCAGCGCACCGGAGTGGGCGTCCACATTGGGCCAGGGGTTCTTGACCTTGCCGAGGTCCTTCAGGATGTCCGGCACGGTTTCATACACGAGCCATACGATGCGCACCAGTTCGTCATCCGCCAGGTGTTTTTTGGCAAATTCCATCTGTGCGGTAAAGCGGGGATCGGTCTTGCGCAATACAGCGTGCCCGTAGCCCGGTACTACTTTACCTTCGGAAAGTGTTTTCTTCACATATGCTTCGATCTGCGCTTTGTCCGGCATGCCGCCACCCAGCTCTTCACGCATACTGAGTATCCATTTGATCACTTCCTGGTTGGCGAGGCCGTGCAGGGGACCGGCCAGTCCGTTCATACCGGCGGCGAAAGAGAGATAGGCATCGCTCAGGGCGGAACCTACGAGATGGGTCGTGTGGGCGCTGACGTTACCACCTTCGTGGTCTGCATGGATCACCATGTACAGGCGCATCAGTTCCTTGAAATCATCGTTCTTGTAGCCGAGCATATGGGCGAAGTTGGCCGCCCAGTCCAGCATCCCGTCCGGCTGGATGTGATCGCTGTTCTTGTATTTGCGGCGGTAGATATAAGCGGCGATACGGGGGAGCCTGGCGATAAGATTCAGGGAATCTTCATACATATAGCTCCAGTACTCCTTTTTGCTCATCCCGTCTGCATAGGCTTTTGCAAATACGGATTCCGTCTGCATGGCCATAACAGCAACGGTGAACATGGTCATGGGGTGAGTAGAGATGGGCAATGCTTCGATGGCGTCGAACACATGGTTCGGTACATGGGAGCGGCGGCTGAGCACGCTGCTGAGGTTCTGTACATCGGCTTCTGTGGGCAGTTCCCCGATCAGCATCAGGTAGAACAGGCCTTCCGGCAGGGGTTCATTTCCACCGGCGGCTTTGGGGAGGTGTTCCCGCAGCTCGGGGATGGAATATCCGCGGAAACGGATACCCTCGTTCGCGTCCAGCAGCGAGGTTTCTGTCACCAGGCCTGTAATTCCGCGCATACCCTGATAAGCCTGCGCCACAGTAACTTCATCTATTTTCTTTGTGCCATGATTCTTGAGCAGGTCCTTAACTTCTGCGCTCAGCTCATCTGCTTTTGCCTTGAATTTCTCTTTTATATAACTCATTTTCCCGCAATGATTTAGAAAAATTAACGAATTCGATCAATGTACAAAAGTAACGATTAATCGCATAAACAGTATCCCTGAAAGCAGATTTAACGTATTATTTCAGGCAATTTTTACTAAAAAAAGCGGGGAATACGGGTTATTTCGGCGCACGCATATACAGCCACAGCGCAAGCAGGCCGAACAGGAAATTCGGTATCCAGGCAGCCAGGAGCGGGTTCAGGTTCGCTTTGGTGGCAAATACGGTGGAAAACTGCATAAAGAGGATATAGGAGGCGCTGATCACGATCCCTATAGCCAGGTGCAGCCCGCTTCCACCTCTCACCTTCCGGCTGGAAATAATGGCCCCGATCAGCACCAGTATCACCACGGCAACGGCAGCAGAGGTACGGCGGTATTTTTCCACATAATAGACGCTGAGCCCTTCCGCGCCGCGCAGCTCTTCCCTTTCCAGGTAATGGTTCAGCTCGGAGGCGGTCATGGTTTCCTGCCGGTTCTTTTCCTCGATCAGTTCAGAAGGCAGCAGGGGTATTTTAATGATGGTATCCGCTTTGGAGGTAAGGTTTTCCTTTAGCCCGTCAATTGTCCGCTCCGTAATATATTCCAGCTTCCAGGAGCCGGACACGGAGTCCCAGGCTACTCTTTCCGCCCGGAGCTTGTAATCCACCTGCTGCCGGTCTATGCGCTGCAGGGTAAAATCGGAGCCTGTTTTGTAATTGGGATCGTAGTAACCGAAGGTGATATAGCTTACACTATCTATACGGAGCGTTTTGTCCCGCAACGCTTCAGCTGTTTTAGGGGTGCTGACGTATTTATTCTCGAAGGAGGTACGGATGCGGTTGGCTACTGGCACCACCCACTGGTTCGCCGCCCAAAGAATGGAGGCGAACAGTATGGCGCCCATCCAATACGGCCGCAGGAACCGCCGGAAACTCACCCCGCTGCTCAGAATGGCGATGATCTCCGTTTTATAGGCCAGCTTGGAAGTAAAGAAAATAACAGAAATGAAAATGAACAGCGGGAAAAGCAATGCTGCGATATGCGGGATAAAGCCGATATAATAATTGGTGAACACGAACCAGAACGAAAGGTCATGCGTCATGAAATCATCGATCTTTTCCGTGATGTCTATCACTACCGAGATCACCAGCAGGATCATCAGCGAGTAGATGAATGTGCCGACGAACTTGCGAAATATATACCAGTCGATCTTCTTCATAATAATTTAAACGGACGGGCTTTAATTGCCAAAGCTAACATTCCTGCAGCATCAAATATGCAATATTATTGTATGGTGTGCAATTTTTAACATTGTGTTGCTATAACCTTGTTTTCAGCTGCGGGACCATATTCCGCTTCCAGGCTTCGTAAGTGCCCTGCAGTATCTGTTCGCGCGCCACTTTCACCAGGTCCAGATAAAAACAAAGGTTGTGGATGCTGGCCAGGGTCAGGGCAAGGAACTCACCGGCCACAAAAAGATGGCGCAGGTAAGCCTTTGAATAATTCCGGCTGGCGTTGCAGGGATTCATTTCATCGATGGGGGAAAAATCCGTTGCCCATTTTTTATTCCGGATGTTGATCACACCGTTCCAGGTGAACAGCATGCCGTTACGGCCGT
This genomic stretch from Chitinophaga sp. XS-30 harbors:
- a CDS encoding glucosaminidase domain-containing protein, with translation MQVKSYCLAICMVICAFTTAAAQSVSTTQYIDSYKHIAMEEMRRSGVPAAIKLAQGILETQSGNGWLVLNSNNHFGIKCKNNWTGKSVNYDDDAKGECFRKYDSPEESWKDHSDFLRNNPRYKFLFDYAADDYKSWAYGLKTAGYATSRTYPQQLIQIIEKYNLQEYTTLAMSNKALPQGPVFAGPPVQRPEDAPAAREYNAPAKVNYPQHTEFRINGRKVVYVKEGTALIQVANAKNIRLSNLLKMNDLATDVPLEKDMLIFLQSKHKKGKNDYHIVAPGETLHDIAQAEGVQLRWLRKRNKMQEGEQPAAGEKIVLDGYASVKPKLGSHSVVKADEHKDLEPRKIIRDIREEIEKAGNPQASTPETPAAPAAPVAQQPAATPKQTGLPPEMVEELKKIGTNSGTGQYHIVAQKETLYSISKKYNITVAQLQAWNNLSDNGIRIGQQLIVRK
- a CDS encoding O-methyltransferase, whose amino-acid sequence is MEVIPEDIQAFAERYSTPETELLYRLHRETYLKIAQPHMLSGHLQGRLLTMVSQMIKPRRILEIGTFTGYSAICLAQGLTEDGVLHTIDVNEELEAMSSRYFKEAGLGDKIVQHTGKAAEIITQLDEVFDLVFIDADKAGYTGYYDMVWEKLRPGGFMLADNVLYHGEVVLPESGQSNNAKAMIRFAEKAVADERAETMLLTLRDGLMLIRKKQTH
- a CDS encoding TIGR00730 family Rossman fold protein, whose product is MNESLKNLKERDWTETKAHSSWQIFKIMAEFVEGFETLAKIGPCISIFGSARTREGNPYYDLACEVAERLATDGFGIISGGGPGIMEAANKGAQKANGKSVGLNISLPHEQYPNTFIDYDKSINFDYFFVRKVMFTKYSQGFVMMPGGFGTMDEFFEVATLIQTKKMTETPLVLVGKAYWSGLLEWIDTVMMKKESNIHPEDLDLLKVFDTADEVVEYFRVFYTTNKLRPNF
- a CDS encoding PorP/SprF family type IX secretion system membrane protein, which translates into the protein MRKIACHMILVCCLTGAVSASAQDLHFSQFYNSPLSTNPANTGFIPDGNYRVGLNYRNQWASIPVPYKTMSLFGDLQLFRDQLNYGWVGVGGLLLRDVAGTGNLTSTKAYGSIAYHQLMGQSSLLSAGFNVGYANKRVDLNKLTFGTQWNGQFFDSQMVSGEPINNSAIGYFDMQVGMNYAFFPNDLVYVNGGFSVHHVNKPRETFYSGNNQIEPRYIGFLNASLKMSDYIILNPGAYYAQQAGSSELMFGGYAAYNLSGDGDKQVFGGLYYRVKDAFPFVVGYQMSNVRLMFNYDVTSSNLAVANSRQGAYELSIIYTGIYPNRAFGRAQRASLCPSF